TGACGCACCAGGTCGATTCCCGCGGTCTCCTCGGTGACCGGGTGTTCGACCTGCAGACGCGTGTTCACCTCGAGGAACGACACGGTCTCGCCCTGCACCAGGTACTCCACGGTGCCGGCGCCGTAGTAGCCGGCCTCCCGGCAGATCGCCTTGGCCGAGGCGTGAATCTTGGCGCGCACCTCGTCGGAGAGGAACGGGGCCGGAGCCTCTTCCACCAGCTTCTGGAAGCGACGCTGCAGCGAGCAGTCACGAGTGCCGGCGACCACGACATTGCCGTGCTTGTCGGCGATGACCTGCGCCTCGACGTGGCGGGCCTTGTCCAGGTACTGCTCCACGAAGCACTCACCGCGACCGAAGGCCGCGATCGCCTCACGGGTGGCGGACTCGAACAGCTCCGGGATCTCCTCGATGGTGTGCGCGACCTTCATGCCGCGACCGCCACCACCGAACGCGGCCTTGATGGCCACCGGCACGCCGAACTCCTTGGCGAACGCGACGACCTCGTCGGCGTTCTTGACCGGATCCTTGGTGCCCGCGGCCATCGGCGCCTTGGCGCGCTCGGCGATGTGGCGGGCGGTGACCTTGTCACCCAGATCGCGAATCGACTGCGGGGAGGGACCGATCCAGATCAGCCCGGCATCCAGCACCGCCTGCGCGAAATCGGCGTTCTCGGAAAGGAAACCGTAACCGGGGTGGATCGCGTCCGCGCCGGCCTTGGCGGCGGCGTCGAGAATCTTGTCGAACACCAGGTACGACTCGGCGGAGGTCTGGCCGCCCAGCGCGAACGCCTCGTCGGCGAGCTTCACGAACGGCGCATCCGCGTCCGGCTCGGCGTACACGGCGACGCTGGTGATCCCGGCGTCCTTGGCAGCCCGGATCACGCGCACGGCGATCTCGCCTCGGTTGGCTACGAGGACCTTCGTGATCTGCGCGTTGGCATGGTTGGGCACTGAGCCTCCTGTGCTCTGGATACTTTCGTCAGTCGGGATTGTAGGCATCGTGCCAACAATCACCGCACGGGGATAGGGCTACTGAACAGTAGGCCCGAAGAGTGAGCAATGCGACCCCCGGGACCACTTTTCTAGAACCTGTTCTACCAGATTCTCACCGAACCCTCCCCCGATGAATCACTGGAAGGGGGCTCGAGCGTTACGAGCTTGCCACTTTCGGCGGAACCGTGCCCGGTTGATCCCCGATCGCGATAGGGGCGCCGACCGCATTGGCCCACTCGGTCCAGGAGCCGTCGTAGTTGCGGACACCGTACACACCCAGCAGGTACGTCAGGACGAACCAGGTCAGCGCCGAACGCTCGCCGATGCGCGAGTAGACCAGGGGCGCCACGCCGTCCGCGACAGCGCCGTAGATGACATCCAGTTCCGCCCGCGGGCGGAAGCGCGCGTCCGCGCCGACCGAGGAGGTCCACGGGATGGCGACCGCGGTGGGAATGTGCCCGGCGCGCAGCGCCTGCTCCTCGGGGCGGTCGAGCACGACCAGTTCGCCGGTGTACTCCTCGAACGCGCGCGCGTCGATGAGCGGGCCGCCCAGATGCGCGACCACGTCGTCGCGGAAGGCCCGCGCGGTCTTGTCGTCGCGATCGAGCACCGGGTATTCGCCGAGCCCGGCCGCGGGCACCTCGAACGTGGTGTCGCGGGCCTCGGAGATCCAGGCGTCCCGGCCGCCGTCCAGCAGGCGCACGTCCTCGTGTCCGAAGAGGGAGAACACCCACAGGGTGGCGGCCGCGGTGCCATTGGATTTATCGCCGTAGATGACCACGGTGTCATCGCGCTCGATGCCCTTGAGCCGCATAAGGTTGGCGAAGGTCGCGCCGTCGACGACATCGCGCGTACGAGAATCGATCAGTTCGGAACGCCAGTCGATCTTGATGGCACCCGGGACATGGCCGATGTCGTATAGCAATATGTCCTCGTTGGACTCGACGATCTTGAGTCCGGGCGTGCCGATGTTTGCCGATAGCCACTCTGTGGTTACTAGTCGGTGAGGATGTGCGTAGGAGCCGAACGATTGATGCGGATCCGGAGCGACGGGCACGGTGTGGTCCTTCACGCGTGGTGGGTTAGGTATTGGCGGTTCGAATCTCGACACCGATCGTAGGCATGTGGTGGTTGCGAAACTCGTTTCAGATCACGAATCGGATGATTGAGCGAATTAAGCGCAGCTTCATCCGATAAAGTCTCTCGAGAGGAGGGGTGAGCTATGTCCGATTCTTGGCCGCGACGGCGACTGCTTGCGATCCTACGTGGCGCCAGCGAGCCTCTCGACGCCCAGGAACTGGCGCGCGTCACCGGTCAGCATGTGACCACGGTCCGTTTCCATTTGGATGTCCTCACCCGGGAATCGCTGGTCCGGCAATTTCAGCAGCCGCCGCGCGGCCGCGGCCGCCCCCGCATCGGCTACACCGCGGTACAGCGATCGGTCGGTTATCAGGAATTGGCGCAGGTGCTGGCCGATCAGCTCGGCAGCGACCCGCGCCGGCGCTCCGAAGCCGCCATCTCGGCCGGGCGGGTGTGGGGTTCGAAGCTCGAGGCGGTGGATCAGCCCGTCGAATCGCTCGAGGACGCCAAGGACCTCACCGTCACCCTGATGTCGGAACTGGGCTTCGCC
This sequence is a window from Nocardia yunnanensis. Protein-coding genes within it:
- a CDS encoding biotin carboxylase N-terminal domain-containing protein — translated: MPNHANAQITKVLVANRGEIAVRVIRAAKDAGITSVAVYAEPDADAPFVKLADEAFALGGQTSAESYLVFDKILDAAAKAGADAIHPGYGFLSENADFAQAVLDAGLIWIGPSPQSIRDLGDKVTARHIAERAKAPMAAGTKDPVKNADEVVAFAKEFGVPVAIKAAFGGGGRGMKVAHTIEEIPELFESATREAIAAFGRGECFVEQYLDKARHVEAQVIADKHGNVVVAGTRDCSLQRRFQKLVEEAPAPFLSDEVRAKIHASAKAICREAGYYGAGTVEYLVQGETVSFLEVNTRLQVEHPVTEETAGIDLVRQQFRIAEGHELSIKEDPTPRGHSFEFRINGEDAGRGFLPAPGPVTVYKEPTGPGVRVDSGVVAGSVIGGQFDSMLAKLIVTGENREQALQRAARALAEYEIEGLATVLPFHRHIVENPAFIGDGTKFDVYTKWIENEWDNPIQPYTGGQPIEDEDEAPRQKVVVEVGGRRLEVSLPGQFSVGAAAAPAGNGAGVVRKKPKPRKRGGAGGGAASGDAVTAPMQGTVVKVAVEEGQTVEAGDLVVVLEAMKMENPVTAHKAGVITGLAVEAGAAITQGTVLAEIK
- a CDS encoding sulfurtransferase, whose translation is MPVAPDPHQSFGSYAHPHRLVTTEWLSANIGTPGLKIVESNEDILLYDIGHVPGAIKIDWRSELIDSRTRDVVDGATFANLMRLKGIERDDTVVIYGDKSNGTAAATLWVFSLFGHEDVRLLDGGRDAWISEARDTTFEVPAAGLGEYPVLDRDDKTARAFRDDVVAHLGGPLIDARAFEEYTGELVVLDRPEEQALRAGHIPTAVAIPWTSSVGADARFRPRAELDVIYGAVADGVAPLVYSRIGERSALTWFVLTYLLGVYGVRNYDGSWTEWANAVGAPIAIGDQPGTVPPKVASS